GTCGCTCTCGTAGTTGGGCTGGAAGTCGCGGGTGTAGGAGCGGCTCACCAGGGTATAACGGCCTATGCTCATCTTGTCGCCCAGACCGAGCTCCTGCTCCTTGTCCTGATTGAAGGCGGAGCCGGCGAAGCCGATGATGAGGACCACCACGCCGAAGTGGACCAGGTATCCGCCATAGCGCCGCGTGTTGCGCCGGGTAAGTTGCACCATGGCGGCGGCCAGGTTCATCCCGGTGTGGGAGTGGATGACGCGCGCCCCGCGCAGGAACTCCGAGCCCACCGTCACCGTCACAAACACCGCCAGCGAGATGGACATCAGCGCGTAGAAGTAACTCAGGTCCTGCCAGGGACGCATGCCGCCGATCACCAGCGCCACAGCCGTCGCCACCGCTGCCGCTGCCGGGAGGGTGAAGCTGCGCCTCAGGCTCTCGAGCGACGTCCTGCGCCAGGCCAGCAGCGGCCCTACGCCGGTCAGCAGCAGCAGGAACAGCGCGATGGGGATGTTCACGCGGTTGAAGAAGGGCGCGCCCACCGTGGCCTTGGTGCCCTGCACCCACTCCGAGAGCACGGGGAAGAGCGTTCCCCAGAGAACGACGAAGCAGGCCACCAGCAGCACTAGGTTGTTGAACAGGAAACTCGACTCGCGCGAGATCAGCGACTCCAGTCGGTTCTCGCTCTTCAGGTAGGAGCGGTTGCGCAGGAAGAAGAACAGGCACACGGCGAAGGTCAGCGCCAGGAAGCTGACGAACCAGGTCCCGATCGACGACTGCGCAAAGGCGTGCACCGAACTGACCACGCCCGAGCGCGTGAGGAACGTCCCGAAGATGCACAGCAGGAAGGTGGCGAAGATCAGCCACATGTTCCACATCTTCAGCATGCCGCGCTTCTCCTGCATCATCACGGAATGGAGGAAGGCGGTGCCGGTGAGCCAGGGCATGAGCGAGGCGTTCTCCACCGGGTCCCAGCCCCAGTATCCGCCCCATCCCAGCACCGAGTAGGCCCAGTGCCCGCCCAGGAAGATGCCGCAGGTGAGGAACATCCAGGTCACCATGGTCCAGCGGCGGGTGATGTGGATCCACTTCTCGCCCGGATACTTCATGATGAGCGCGCCCAGGGCGAAGGCGAAGGGCACGGTCATGCCCACGTAGCCCAGGTAGAGCATGGGCGGGTGGATGACCATCTCCGGATACTGCAGCAGCGGGTTCAGCCCGTTGCCGTCGGCGGGCGCCGGGCCGGACAGCATGGAAAACGGATGCGCGGCAAAGTTCACCAGCAGAAGAAAGAAGAGCTGGACGGCGGAAAGTACCACCGCGGCGTGCGCCACCAGGCGCGGGTCCACCTTGTGTCGCAGCCGCAGCACGAATCCGTAGGCGGAGAGCAGCCACGCCCAGAACAGCAGCGACCCTTCCTGCCCCGACCATAGCGCCGAGAACTTGTAGGGCAGCGGCAGGTCGCGGTTGCTGTGATGAAAGATGTAGGCGACGGAGAAGTCATCCTGGAAGGCAGCCACCACCAGGGCCACGGCGGCGGCGGTCACGGCTACGAAGACGGCGATGCCGGCGCGCCGCGCGCTCTCTCCCAGACGATCGGCGGCCAAGCCCGGCCGCAGCAGCGCGAACGCGCCTGCCCCCAGGGCATAGACCGCGAAGCCTAAGGCGAGAAGAAGAGCGAAGCTTCCAAACTGGGGCATGGGGTGGAGGTGAAACTACCATTCTTTCAAACCCAGCCATTCTTTACAAACTAGTGACGGCAACAGGCAAACCTAGCTCAACAGGCGGGCCAGGGAATGTGAGTTAGGTCACAGGGCAAGGTAGCCCGAACCAAGTTGTTGGATTGTGTTCCGCTTTGGGACAAGTCCCAAAACGGCATTGGGCTCCAGTGAATCCTTGCTTTTCACGACCCGCACTGCGCGTCACCACCCTATGCTGACAGCATGGCCGCCAAGGGCGAAGTCGTGACTGCGAAGGAGCCGAGGTCCGGCAGCAGGGAGTGGACAGCCGCATCTGGGCCCGCCTCACCGACATCAGCCTGGGCGGATGCTACCTGGAGATCATGTCGCCCCTGC
The nucleotide sequence above comes from Terriglobales bacterium. Encoded proteins:
- a CDS encoding heme lyase CcmF/NrfE family subunit, producing the protein MPQFGSFALLLALGFAVYALGAGAFALLRPGLAADRLGESARRAGIAVFVAVTAAAVALVVAAFQDDFSVAYIFHHSNRDLPLPYKFSALWSGQEGSLLFWAWLLSAYGFVLRLRHKVDPRLVAHAAVVLSAVQLFFLLLVNFAAHPFSMLSGPAPADGNGLNPLLQYPEMVIHPPMLYLGYVGMTVPFAFALGALIMKYPGEKWIHITRRWTMVTWMFLTCGIFLGGHWAYSVLGWGGYWGWDPVENASLMPWLTGTAFLHSVMMQEKRGMLKMWNMWLIFATFLLCIFGTFLTRSGVVSSVHAFAQSSIGTWFVSFLALTFAVCLFFFLRNRSYLKSENRLESLISRESSFLFNNLVLLVACFVVLWGTLFPVLSEWVQGTKATVGAPFFNRVNIPIALFLLLLTGVGPLLAWRRTSLESLRRSFTLPAAAAVATAVALVIGGMRPWQDLSYFYALMSISLAVFVTVTVGSEFLRGARVIHSHTGMNLAAAMVQLTRRNTRRYGGYLVHFGVVVLIIGFAGSAFNQDKEQELGLGDKMSIGRYTLVSRSYTRDFQPNYESDYAILDVYRNGSFLQTMYPERRFYTASQQDATMVANRSTWREDLYLVYAGRNPDTDRPIIRAHLNPLVVWVWAGVYIVVFGTLVALVPNLQAVALRHNAPAAELAAAAAVAAGSRPGGD